From a single Candidatus Brevundimonas phytovorans genomic region:
- a CDS encoding flagellin — protein MANSINTNAGALVALQNLNNTSRDLGITQNRVNTGMKVSSAKDNGAIFAIATNQRAEMGALDAVKQSMQRGQSIVDVALAAGETITKALEEQKSLAVAIESSVAGSAAETAYLADFNALGNEITKALGGATFDGVNLFSATTTDAITVKTGTATADIFTLKAASTAATAVSTAGGGVVRAGATAALVETALKGFTAELGKLGTQSKSLERSLTFTGKIQDSIEVGIGNLVDADLAKESAKLTALQTKQQLGVQALGIANQSSSVLLGLFRG, from the coding sequence ATGGCTAACAGCATCAACACCAATGCCGGCGCCCTCGTTGCCCTGCAAAACCTCAACAACACGAGCCGTGATCTGGGCATTACCCAGAACCGCGTGAATACCGGCATGAAGGTGTCTTCGGCCAAGGACAACGGCGCCATCTTCGCCATCGCCACCAACCAGCGCGCCGAGATGGGCGCCCTGGACGCCGTGAAGCAGTCGATGCAACGCGGTCAATCGATCGTCGACGTGGCTCTGGCTGCGGGTGAGACCATCACCAAGGCGCTTGAAGAACAGAAGAGCCTGGCGGTCGCGATCGAATCCTCCGTCGCCGGTTCGGCGGCTGAAACGGCCTACCTGGCGGACTTCAACGCCCTCGGCAATGAAATCACCAAGGCCCTGGGCGGCGCCACCTTCGACGGCGTCAACCTGTTCTCGGCGACCACCACGGACGCGATCACGGTCAAGACCGGTACAGCCACGGCGGACATCTTCACCCTGAAAGCCGCCTCGACCGCCGCGACCGCGGTATCGACGGCAGGCGGCGGCGTCGTCCGTGCTGGCGCGACGGCCGCCCTGGTCGAAACGGCGCTCAAGGGCTTCACCGCGGAGCTGGGCAAGCTGGGCACGCAGTCCAAGTCGCTGGAACGCTCGCTGACCTTCACCGGCAAGATCCAGGACTCGATCGAAGTCGGTATCGGCAACCTGGTCGATGCGGATCTGGCCAAGGAAAGCGCCAAGCTGACGGCGCTGCAAACCAAACAACAACTCGGCGTCCAGGCGCTGGGCATCGCGAACCAGTCCAGCTCGGTCCTGCTGGGCCTGTTCCGCGGTTAA
- a CDS encoding flagellin: MANSINTNAGALVALQNLNATSRDLNVTQNRVNTGLKVSSAKDNGAIFAIATNQRAEMGALDAVKNSMQRGQSIVDVALAAGETVVKALEEQKSLAVAISNASGDALKAYVTDYNALGAEITKALAGATFDGVNLWTDTTAAGANISVKTGTGTTDNFVLKGGATATTATAPASATTLVISNYTTPSAADITAMQGLTTVVTGSITSFTSELGAMGTKSKSLERSLIFTNKIQDAVEVGIGNLVDADLAKESAKLTALQTKQQLGVQALGIANQASSILLGLFRS, from the coding sequence ATGGCTAACAGCATCAATACGAATGCCGGGGCTCTTGTCGCCCTGCAAAATCTCAACGCGACCAGCCGTGACCTCAACGTCACGCAAAACCGCGTGAACACAGGCCTGAAGGTTTCCTCGGCCAAGGACAACGGCGCGATCTTCGCGATCGCCACCAATCAGCGCGCCGAGATGGGCGCCTTGGACGCCGTCAAGAATTCCATGCAGCGCGGCCAGTCGATCGTCGACGTGGCCCTGGCCGCCGGCGAGACCGTGGTCAAGGCTCTGGAAGAGCAGAAGAGCCTGGCGGTCGCCATCTCCAACGCCTCCGGCGACGCTCTGAAGGCCTACGTCACCGACTACAACGCCCTGGGCGCCGAAATCACCAAGGCCCTGGCCGGCGCGACCTTCGACGGCGTCAACCTGTGGACGGACACCACCGCCGCCGGCGCCAACATCAGCGTCAAGACCGGCACCGGCACGACCGACAACTTCGTGCTGAAGGGCGGCGCGACCGCGACGACCGCCACGGCTCCGGCCAGCGCAACCACCCTGGTCATCTCCAACTACACCACGCCCAGCGCCGCCGACATCACGGCCATGCAGGGCCTGACCACGGTCGTCACCGGCTCCATCACCTCCTTCACCAGCGAACTGGGCGCCATGGGCACCAAGTCGAAGTCGCTCGAACGCTCGCTGATCTTCACCAACAAGATCCAGGACGCGGTCGAGGTCGGGATCGGCAACCTGGTGGACGCAGACCTGGCCAAGGAAAGCGCCAAACTGACGGCCCTGCAAACCAAACAACAACTCGGCGTCCAGGCGCTGGGCATCGCGAACCAGGCCAGCTCGATCCTGCTGGGTCTGTTCCGTTCGTAA
- a CDS encoding M15 family metallopeptidase: MSFRLSQRSRTRLQGVHPDLIAVVEEAIRLSPVDFMVTEGLRDPARQAALVKAGASRTLNSRHLTGHAVDVAALIGGAVRWDWPLYGRIAGAFKAAASDLGVPLTWGGDWTRLRDGPHFELDRRAYP; encoded by the coding sequence GTGAGCTTTCGTCTGTCGCAACGCTCGCGCACCCGGTTGCAGGGCGTCCACCCGGACCTGATTGCGGTGGTCGAGGAAGCGATCCGTCTGAGCCCGGTGGACTTCATGGTGACGGAGGGGCTGCGCGATCCCGCCCGTCAGGCCGCGCTGGTGAAGGCCGGGGCCAGCCGCACGTTGAACTCGCGTCACCTGACGGGGCACGCAGTCGATGTGGCGGCCCTGATTGGCGGGGCGGTGCGCTGGGACTGGCCGCTGTATGGCCGTATCGCGGGCGCCTTCAAGGCGGCGGCGAGCGACCTGGGCGTACCCCTGACCTGGGGCGGCGACTGGACCCGGCTGAGGGACGGTCCGCACTTCGAACTGGATCGGAGGGCCTATCCATGA
- a CDS encoding DUF2793 domain-containing protein yields MSRLILQSLEDYSMSDDASARLGLPYLAAGQLQKHVTLNEALTRLDALTQTAVVSRTVTAQPATPADGALYILPPGATGAEWAGRPTGSLMRAEAGGWIAVAAPDGLLAVVLDSEEVLVRRAGLWTPLAGEPVTALQNLTRLGVNTAADAANIFAARLNKALWTALESESGGDGDLRFTFNKQGASDVLSLLFQSGWGGRAELGLIGDDDLRLKVSADGGTWREAFTVDRATARLWFAQGATRRETTVLTTGASWTPPAWARWVEAVCVGGGGGGGNGAIGAAGTARFGGGGGGAGGVVTGLWPVNGFSGALAVAVGAGGVSGGAGASSTVSAGGNLLLTGEGGKGGAAGTASSGVGGAGGGGLIRSNAGGDSSATAIAGVGQAQSRPDGPGGGGAGGGVSAANVAFSGGAGGDGAVLHVRAAGGLGRTTSGLGGQASPLSALSCVGGGGGGGGGAASGAGNPGAGGGLYGAGGGGGGAGVTAGGAGGAGAAGVVWLTAIG; encoded by the coding sequence TTGAGCAGACTGATCCTCCAATCCCTGGAGGACTATTCGATGAGCGACGACGCCAGCGCCCGGCTGGGCCTGCCCTATCTTGCGGCGGGACAACTGCAAAAGCATGTCACCCTGAACGAGGCGCTGACCCGTCTGGACGCCCTGACCCAGACCGCGGTGGTCAGCCGCACGGTGACGGCCCAGCCTGCGACCCCCGCCGACGGCGCCCTCTATATTCTGCCGCCCGGCGCCACCGGCGCGGAGTGGGCCGGACGACCGACAGGCAGCCTGATGCGCGCCGAAGCGGGCGGCTGGATCGCGGTCGCGGCGCCCGACGGCCTGCTGGCCGTGGTGCTCGATAGCGAAGAGGTGCTGGTGCGGCGGGCCGGGCTCTGGACGCCGCTGGCGGGCGAGCCCGTCACGGCCCTGCAAAACCTGACCCGTCTGGGGGTGAACACCGCGGCGGATGCGGCCAATATCTTCGCCGCCCGTCTGAACAAGGCGCTGTGGACCGCGCTGGAGAGCGAGAGCGGCGGCGACGGCGATCTGCGCTTCACCTTCAACAAGCAGGGGGCGTCGGACGTCCTGTCCCTGCTGTTCCAGAGCGGCTGGGGCGGGCGGGCCGAGCTGGGCCTTATTGGGGACGACGACCTGAGGCTCAAGGTCAGCGCCGACGGCGGGACCTGGCGCGAGGCCTTCACGGTGGATCGCGCGACCGCGCGTCTGTGGTTCGCCCAAGGTGCGACGCGGCGTGAGACCACGGTGCTGACAACGGGCGCCAGCTGGACCCCGCCTGCCTGGGCGCGCTGGGTCGAGGCGGTGTGCGTGGGGGGCGGCGGCGGCGGTGGAAACGGTGCGATCGGAGCGGCCGGAACCGCGCGCTTTGGCGGCGGCGGGGGCGGCGCAGGCGGCGTGGTCACAGGGCTGTGGCCGGTCAACGGGTTCTCCGGCGCGCTTGCCGTGGCGGTCGGGGCGGGCGGCGTCAGCGGCGGCGCCGGCGCGAGCTCGACGGTCTCGGCAGGGGGAAATCTGCTGCTGACGGGCGAGGGCGGCAAGGGCGGGGCGGCAGGAACCGCATCCTCGGGCGTGGGCGGCGCGGGGGGCGGGGGGCTGATCCGCTCCAACGCGGGGGGCGACTCGTCGGCGACCGCCATCGCTGGCGTCGGGCAGGCGCAGAGCCGGCCGGACGGTCCGGGCGGCGGCGGTGCAGGCGGCGGCGTCAGCGCGGCTAACGTCGCCTTCAGCGGCGGCGCGGGCGGTGACGGCGCGGTCCTGCATGTTCGGGCGGCGGGGGGGCTGGGGCGCACGACATCCGGTCTGGGCGGTCAGGCGTCGCCGCTGTCGGCCTTGTCCTGCGTGGGCGGCGGCGGTGGAGGCGGCGGCGGCGCGGCCTCGGGCGCAGGCAATCCCGGCGCGGGGGGCGGTCTCTATGGCGCGGGCGGCGGGGGCGGCGGCGCGGGTGTGACAGCGGGCGGCGCGGGCGGCGCGGGCGCGGCGGGCGTCGTCTGGCTGACGGCGATCGGGTGA